Within the Salinirubrum litoreum genome, the region TTATACGACACCTCAACCCTCAGTACTCTTGTCCAGCGGAACCCGACTCACGCTACACGTTCCACTCGACACACTCGATTCGGCGTATCCCGAGACCGACAGTTTCAAACCCGTAAACCACGAATCGAGAGACACGTCAGCACCGTTATCTAAGCGATTTACGGACCAGAAATTATCGCTATATACCGCGCTGGAGTGATCCAGTCGAGTAAACCTACGTCAGATTCATATTATAAACTGATTTACAACGGTTTCGCAGTTCTCCACCTGCATGGTCGAATTCACTCGACGTACCCTGATGGCCACCTCGGTCGCCGCTTCGCTCGGAGCCAGCGTTGGCGGCGCCGGCGTGGTGACTGCCGACGACACCGACACCCCCGGCGCACCGAGCGTCAACGGGTCGCTCACGCGCCTCTCCTCGACCGCCTTCGGTGCCGAGGTCACCGGCCCGTTCGTCTTCCAGGACGGCTCGCTCCTCTACAGCGTCCAGCACCCGAGTCGTGACAACCCCGCGCCCTTCGACAAAGCCGGCGTCGGCTACTTCGAGGGGTTCCAGTTCACGATGAACGGCCGCAACGACGAGTTCGAGGAACTCTCGACCCCGCAGACCAACGAGGAACAGGGCGTGGTCAGAGGTGCCGGCGAGTTCGTCTACCTCGCACAGGAGGGCGAGGAGATCAACGGCGGCACCGAACGACTCGGCGTCTGCCAGACACCCGATGGGACCGACCTCACGCTCGACAACTTCGCCGGCCCGCTCTACTCCGGCAACGCCGCGTACAACCCCGACTGCAACCAGTTCGTCCCGACGAACGACGACGGCACCGAGGGCTACCTGTTCACCAACTGGGAGAACAGCCCCGGCAACGTCTCGCGCATCCCGCTCTCGCAGGCCGAAGACGGCTCGTGGGAGGCAGACCTCGAGAACGCGATCAACCTCGCCAACACCGACGCGCTCCGCGAACTGGGCGGGACACGCATCAACTGCTACGGCAACCGGTCGCCGTGGAACACGATGCTCTCGGCCGAGGAGAACTACGCTCACCCGCGCGTCGCCCTCTCAGCGACGGTCAGCGACATCGTGGAAGCCGGCTCCGGCGTCGGCCTGCGCGGCGGCCACGAGTTCTGGAACCGACCGAACCCGACCGAGATCCAGTCCGCAGTGGACGAGTACTACGGCGACGACTCGTGGTACGTGCAGGCGACGTGGGCACTCGGCGGGACCGAGATGCTCGCCTACTACCTCGGCGCGACTCCGGTAGACGAGGCCGAGGGCGGCGAGACGAACACCCGGAACCCCATCGGCGACACGTACCCGAATCCATACGACTACGGCTACATCGTGGACTTCCGCGACCCGGGCGCCGAGGAACCGTCGCCCGTCAAGTACTACGTCATGGGCCGCGCCGCGTGGGAGGCTCCGGACGTGCAGACCGACGAGCAGACCGTCTACCTCTGTTCCGACGGCGACAGCAAGGGTATCTACAAGTTCGTCGCCGACGGACCGATCCCGAGCTACGACGACCCGATGGACGTGGCCGGGACGCTCTACGCGCCGAAGGTCACCAACGCCGCGGCCGCACAGGGTGGCTCACCCGCCGAGGTCCCCCTCGAACTCGACTGGCTCGAACTCGGCCACGCGACGAACGCCGAGGTCGCCGAGTGGATCGCGGCGTACGACGACGTGACACAGGAAGACTACCTCGACGCCCACGCCGAGACCGACTGGACCGACGACCTCGCGACTGCGCTCGAAGAAGCCGACCGGGAAGTCGTCGAGAACGGGAGTCAGAACTACATCACGGATCAGGAGATCGTCGCGTGGGCCGCACAGTACGACCAGCACGGCCCCGACGGCGTCGACGACGACCTGCGCAAGATTCCGTTCCTCGAGACGCGCGCCGCCGCGAAGGAGATCGGTGCGAGCATCGAGTTCAACAAAGCCGAAGGTGTCGACAGCGTCGAGGGCGCGGGTCCCGGTGACTTCGTCTACTTCGGCATCTCGGAGTTCAACGACGACCTGAGCGACGAGTCCGGCTACGAGGGTGTCGGCGACGTCGAACTCGACCGCGTGGACGGCGGCGTCGTCTACCGAGCCGAACTCGACGCGAACTACAACGTCTCGACGCTGGAACCGGTCATCACCGGCCCGGACGCGACCGACCCGGCGGACGTGGCTGACGACGCGCTGATCAACGTCGATAACGTCTACGCCTTAGACGACGGCCGTCTCCTCTGCTGTGAGGACGCCGACCAACTCGGGCGCTCGTACCCGAACGACTGCCTCTACGTCTACCAGCCGAACGTGATGCTCGACGTCGCCT harbors:
- a CDS encoding alkaline phosphatase PhoX produces the protein MVEFTRRTLMATSVAASLGASVGGAGVVTADDTDTPGAPSVNGSLTRLSSTAFGAEVTGPFVFQDGSLLYSVQHPSRDNPAPFDKAGVGYFEGFQFTMNGRNDEFEELSTPQTNEEQGVVRGAGEFVYLAQEGEEINGGTERLGVCQTPDGTDLTLDNFAGPLYSGNAAYNPDCNQFVPTNDDGTEGYLFTNWENSPGNVSRIPLSQAEDGSWEADLENAINLANTDALRELGGTRINCYGNRSPWNTMLSAEENYAHPRVALSATVSDIVEAGSGVGLRGGHEFWNRPNPTEIQSAVDEYYGDDSWYVQATWALGGTEMLAYYLGATPVDEAEGGETNTRNPIGDTYPNPYDYGYIVDFRDPGAEEPSPVKYYVMGRAAWEAPDVQTDEQTVYLCSDGDSKGIYKFVADGPIPSYDDPMDVAGTLYAPKVTNAAAAQGGSPAEVPLELDWLELGHATNAEVAEWIAAYDDVTQEDYLDAHAETDWTDDLATALEEADREVVENGSQNYITDQEIVAWAAQYDQHGPDGVDDDLRKIPFLETRAAAKEIGASIEFNKAEGVDSVEGAGPGDFVYFGISEFNDDLSDESGYEGVGDVELDRVDGGVVYRAELDANYNVSTLEPVITGPDATDPADVADDALINVDNVYALDDGRLLCCEDADQLGRSYPNDCLYVYQPNVMLDVASVAIANGQTARTPLVMSSAPEGLAGGKVTVTIEEQNVAAFTDVEFADAVGLTESSVSNDGSTATLRFTDTEKAIQQGALDVTLATLGLRARGTGTTDVTIEVERVDDEGGDPIAVEIRTGMVVTGPPSVGGGTPTDPDGDGKFEDLNGNGRIDYDDIVLLFEQFESDAVRLNPAAFDFNENGELDYDDIVTLYEEA